One genomic region from Terasakiella sp. SH-1 encodes:
- a CDS encoding imidazole glycerol phosphate synthase cyclase subunit has translation MNLRFIARMDIKAPNLIKGVQLEGLRVIGDPSEYARKYYEAGIDELIYMDVVASLYERNGLEEIVKRTAEDIFIPITVGGGIRSLSDVERMLKAGADKIALNTAGIKNPNLITEIAKRFGSQCVVLSIEAKRNPQGNWEALTDNGREHTYKDAIQWAKEGENLGAGEILVTSVDQEGTAKGFDLKLAQTLDESISIPYTISGGMGDITDAHQLVTSTNVDAIAMAHVLHYNKVNLSQLRTAIKQKTERYIREL, from the coding sequence GTGAATTTACGATTTATTGCACGCATGGATATAAAAGCTCCCAATTTAATTAAAGGAGTACAATTAGAAGGGTTACGTGTTATCGGTGATCCTAGTGAGTATGCTAGGAAGTACTATGAAGCAGGAATTGATGAACTAATTTATATGGATGTAGTCGCGAGTCTTTATGAGAGGAACGGACTAGAAGAAATTGTAAAACGCACTGCCGAAGATATTTTCATTCCGATTACTGTTGGAGGTGGCATTCGTTCACTTTCCGATGTGGAACGAATGCTTAAAGCTGGAGCAGATAAAATTGCTTTGAATACTGCCGGAATTAAGAACCCAAACCTGATTACAGAAATTGCAAAAAGATTTGGATCTCAGTGTGTTGTCTTAAGTATTGAAGCCAAAAGAAACCCTCAAGGCAATTGGGAAGCCTTAACTGATAATGGTCGTGAACATACTTATAAAGATGCTATACAATGGGCCAAAGAAGGAGAGAACCTTGGTGCAGGTGAAATTCTTGTGACGTCAGTTGACCAAGAAGGGACAGCAAAAGGCTTTGATCTTAAATTGGCTCAAACATTAGATGAGAGCATCTCTATTCCATATACTATAAGTGGTGGTATGGGTGATATCACTGATGCGCATCAACTAGTTACCTCAACCAATGTTGATGCAATTGCAATGGCCCATGTATTACACTACAATAAAGTAAATCTCAGTCAATTACGCACTGCAATTAAACAAAAAACTGAAAGATATATACGCGAATTATGA
- the hisH gene encoding imidazole glycerol phosphate synthase subunit HisH, whose amino-acid sequence MLIVDYGIGNLLSISRAVKKAGGNPIISSEPDQIITARRAILPGVGAFGDCIVEIKRRGLYDPLLTSLRNEQQAWLGICVGMQMLTNKSFEFGEHQGFQVIPGEVHKIPNMENDVFIRKLPHVGWNKLLLKNETMWEGGIFKGIKPNSAFYFVHSYSVRSEEKDNILAYAEHDGYVFTAAIQSSNTFGVQFHPEKSGTVGIQVLQNFINLDINSP is encoded by the coding sequence GTGCTAATTGTTGATTATGGAATCGGAAACTTATTAAGTATTAGTCGGGCTGTTAAAAAAGCTGGCGGCAATCCAATTATTTCAAGTGAACCCGATCAAATTATTACCGCTCGTCGTGCTATTCTCCCGGGTGTCGGGGCGTTCGGCGACTGTATTGTTGAAATTAAAAGACGGGGATTATATGATCCGCTTCTGACCTCATTAAGAAATGAGCAGCAAGCATGGCTTGGTATTTGTGTTGGTATGCAAATGTTGACTAATAAAAGCTTTGAATTCGGTGAACATCAAGGATTCCAAGTTATCCCAGGTGAAGTACATAAGATACCAAACATGGAGAATGATGTATTCATTCGGAAGCTTCCTCATGTTGGGTGGAATAAACTTTTATTAAAAAATGAAACTATGTGGGAAGGTGGAATTTTTAAGGGCATTAAACCAAATTCAGCTTTCTATTTTGTACATTCTTATTCAGTAAGGTCTGAAGAAAAAGATAATATACTGGCATACGCAGAACATGATGGATATGTATTTACAGCTGCGATCCAATCCTCCAATACTTTTGGGGTGCAGTTCCATCCTGAAAAAAGCGGTACAGTCGGAATTCAGGTATTACAAAACTTTATTAATCTAGACATTAACTCTCCCTAA
- a CDS encoding N-acetylneuraminate synthase family protein: MQNFKQTFLIGNMEVGVNCPPLILPDIGTFFNRDMKEAKRLVRTLKDTGCKIIKGEILHDSTICLDDDTEEIYLDNNDKQVHERYRQLIERKVVDLQSYEDLFKLVKELEMEFILSVYDITGADFAIEQGACALKIASSNITHRPLIEYIAQKNIPMILDTGKSTMEEISRAISWVLDAGCNELIIEHSPDAPPAPVDNHNLRFMCALGEIFGVPFGLSDHHNGEEMMVAATALGASILETGVCLNKKITDQDVRHATEVYKIAEVIKSCNNVYQALGTPYRHLSIERPEPKARMGLVAKNNLQQNHILSFDDLHFAFPPKGISAADYKDILGRQLISSVPKGAIIEWSNVKYATS, encoded by the coding sequence ATGCAAAATTTCAAACAAACATTTCTCATTGGCAACATGGAAGTAGGCGTTAATTGCCCGCCACTTATTCTGCCTGACATTGGTACTTTTTTCAATCGTGATATGAAAGAAGCAAAAAGACTCGTTCGAACCTTAAAAGATACAGGATGTAAGATCATTAAAGGTGAAATCTTACATGACTCTACAATTTGCCTAGATGATGATACAGAAGAGATTTATCTGGATAATAACGATAAGCAAGTCCACGAGAGATATCGTCAACTTATTGAACGCAAAGTAGTTGATTTACAATCTTATGAAGACCTCTTTAAGTTAGTTAAAGAGTTGGAAATGGAATTTATTCTATCTGTTTACGATATAACAGGCGCTGATTTTGCTATAGAACAAGGTGCGTGCGCTTTAAAAATCGCTTCATCTAATATCACACACCGCCCGCTAATTGAATATATTGCACAAAAAAATATACCAATGATATTGGATACAGGAAAATCAACAATGGAGGAAATTTCCCGTGCTATTAGCTGGGTTTTAGATGCTGGTTGTAATGAACTTATTATTGAACACAGTCCAGATGCTCCTCCTGCACCTGTTGATAACCACAATCTGAGGTTTATGTGTGCTTTAGGTGAAATATTTGGAGTGCCTTTTGGACTATCAGATCATCATAATGGTGAAGAAATGATGGTTGCAGCTACAGCTCTTGGGGCTTCCATTTTAGAAACGGGAGTTTGCCTCAATAAAAAAATAACAGATCAAGACGTACGTCATGCAACCGAGGTCTATAAAATAGCTGAAGTTATCAAAAGTTGTAATAATGTATACCAAGCACTAGGAACACCCTATCGACATCTTTCTATAGAACGTCCAGAGCCAAAAGCACGTATGGGACTTGTCGCAAAAAATAATCTTCAGCAAAATCACATTTTAAGTTTTGATGATTTGCATTTTGCGTTCCCCCCTAAAGGTATTTCAGCTGCAGATTATAAAGATATTCTAGGGCGCCAACTTATCTCATCTGTTCCAAAAGGGGCTATTATCGAGTGGTCTAATGTCAAGTATGCAACTTCCTAG